A genome region from Arachidicoccus soli includes the following:
- a CDS encoding cytochrome c oxidase subunit 3: MVSAVENRSRLHPHKFLLWIGIASIVMMFAGLTSAYVVKRSFANWMEFSLPKVFWVSTAVILVSSLTMHLSVKSFKAHERKKYRTLITVTAALGVLFAILQLYGFTELHEQGIQIFGVGSNASASFLGIITGLHVLHVLGGVIALLITFFRAYRTKVKRYDATPIEMVATYWHFVDILWIYLFIFFSLT, encoded by the coding sequence ATGGTGAGTGCAGTAGAAAATAGAAGCAGGTTACATCCACACAAGTTTTTGTTGTGGATTGGTATTGCAAGTATTGTGATGATGTTTGCAGGACTTACGAGTGCTTACGTCGTAAAAAGATCTTTCGCCAATTGGATGGAGTTTTCCTTGCCAAAAGTTTTTTGGGTTTCTACGGCGGTGATATTGGTGAGTAGTTTAACGATGCATTTGTCGGTTAAAAGCTTTAAAGCACATGAGCGTAAAAAGTATAGAACGCTTATTACAGTTACAGCAGCTTTAGGGGTGCTATTTGCCATATTGCAGTTGTACGGATTTACTGAGTTGCACGAACAAGGGATTCAGATATTTGGTGTTGGAAGCAATGCTTCCGCATCGTTTCTGGGTATTATTACGGGATTACACGTTTTACACGTTTTAGGAGGTGTGATAGCATTGTTGATTACTTTCTTTAGAGCTTATCGCACCAAGGTAAAAAGATATGATGCAACGCCGATTGAAATGGTAGCAACTTATTGGCATTTTGTAGATATTTTGTGGATTTATCTATTTATATTTTTTAGTTTAACTTAG
- a CDS encoding cytochrome c oxidase subunit 3: MANTAAVHIEKPSKWAGGSSPYKTEYGKLMMWFFLLSDSFTFGGLLIAYGTTRFATIGWPDPNKAFDKFPGISMNTPLLFVSLMTFILILSSVTMVLAVQAGKEMNKKDVVRYLLFTIIGGLMFLSCQAWEWTHLFHEGAWWGRNPFPNADGTISTSNFTNFFFTITGFHGFHVFSGVVINTIMLIMTLRNKFEQRGHYLMIEKAGLYWHFVDLVWVFVFTCFYLV, encoded by the coding sequence ATGGCAAATACAGCAGCAGTACATATTGAGAAACCAAGTAAATGGGCAGGCGGCAGCAGCCCTTATAAGACGGAATATGGTAAATTGATGATGTGGTTCTTTTTGTTAAGCGATTCGTTTACTTTTGGTGGGTTGCTTATCGCATACGGCACTACACGTTTTGCAACGATTGGTTGGCCTGACCCGAATAAAGCCTTTGATAAATTTCCGGGAATTAGTATGAACACTCCTTTGTTGTTCGTAAGCTTGATGACTTTTATACTTATCTTAAGCTCTGTTACCATGGTTTTGGCTGTGCAGGCAGGAAAGGAAATGAATAAAAAAGATGTAGTTAGATATTTGTTATTTACTATTATCGGAGGTTTGATGTTCCTGAGTTGTCAGGCTTGGGAATGGACCCACTTATTTCATGAAGGTGCTTGGTGGGGTCGTAATCCTTTCCCTAATGCGGATGGTACGATTTCAACATCAAATTTTACAAATTTCTTTTTTACCATTACTGGTTTTCACGGTTTTCACGTATTTTCTGGTGTCGTTATTAATACAATAATGTTGATAATGACTTTACGTAATAAGTTTGAACAAAGAGGTCACTATTTGATGATTGAAAAAGCAGGGCTATACTGGCACTTTGTAGATCTAGTTTGGGTATTTGTATTTACTTGTTTCTATCTTGTTTAA
- a CDS encoding DUF420 domain-containing protein, whose product MLEPSIQKNDYKARWLIGVFSTIVFCVIVALGKFKLTQVNLGFNPHVFAKLSAIINVFVAILLVAALIAVKSKKYLLHKRIMLSALLLSVLFLVCYIGHNLFAGETKFGGVGAIRTFYFVLLITHILLAAVMLPIILFTAYRGLTGEFEKHKKLARMTWPLWLYIAVSGPVVYWLISPYYR is encoded by the coding sequence ATGCTAGAACCCTCTATTCAAAAGAATGATTACAAAGCCAGGTGGCTAATTGGTGTATTTTCGACAATTGTTTTTTGCGTTATTGTTGCTTTAGGAAAATTTAAACTTACCCAGGTAAATCTTGGATTTAATCCTCATGTCTTTGCGAAACTAAGCGCTATCATTAATGTGTTTGTAGCTATTCTTTTGGTGGCAGCACTGATAGCTGTAAAGAGTAAGAAATATCTGTTGCACAAACGAATTATGTTGTCTGCACTATTGTTGTCGGTTTTATTTTTGGTTTGCTATATTGGCCATAATTTATTTGCCGGCGAAACTAAATTCGGAGGTGTAGGAGCAATTCGTACTTTTTACTTTGTTCTCTTAATTACGCATATTTTATTGGCTGCTGTGATGTTGCCAATTATACTTTTTACTGCTTACAGGGGCCTTACGGGAGAGTTTGAGAAGCATAAGAAATTGGCGAGAATGACTTGGCCTTTATGGCTCTATATTGCTGTTTCTGGCCCCGTTGTTTATTGGCTCATTTCACCTTATTATCGTTAA
- the cyoE gene encoding heme o synthase has protein sequence MNKENSFSYKVSASVKDYMALMKFTLSFTVVFSCVISYLLSPNTQVSDVVKIIELFVAGMLVTGAANAINQAVEKNTDAMMKRTANRPVASGRMTQQHALGFAFVTGVLGIVMMWGCFNMESALLSAFSLFLYAYIYTPLKKVSSIAVLVGAFPGALPCLIGWVAGFSHGGDNSWAGGWILFLIQFLWQFPHFWAIAWVAHNDYTKAGFKLLPSDKGPTKNTALQAVIYSVMMVPVGMLAYVNLGSRPINDIGGIAGKISFIIVLLCNLGMVVQSIRLYINLDVKSARRVMFSSYIYLPIVLLALLFAVNKIY, from the coding sequence TTGAATAAAGAAAATTCTTTCTCGTATAAAGTGTCTGCATCCGTAAAGGATTACATGGCGCTCATGAAATTCACTTTGAGTTTCACGGTAGTTTTTTCTTGTGTTATAAGTTATCTTTTATCGCCCAACACGCAAGTGTCGGACGTCGTAAAAATTATTGAGCTCTTTGTAGCTGGAATGTTGGTAACTGGCGCGGCTAATGCCATTAATCAAGCTGTAGAAAAAAATACAGATGCGATGATGAAGCGTACCGCTAACAGGCCTGTGGCTTCCGGCAGAATGACGCAGCAACATGCCTTAGGATTCGCATTTGTTACTGGTGTACTGGGCATTGTAATGATGTGGGGTTGCTTTAATATGGAATCCGCACTGTTATCTGCTTTCAGCCTTTTTTTATATGCTTATATTTATACGCCTTTAAAGAAAGTGAGTTCTATAGCTGTCTTGGTGGGAGCGTTTCCAGGAGCTTTACCCTGCCTAATTGGTTGGGTAGCAGGTTTCTCTCACGGCGGTGATAATAGTTGGGCTGGTGGATGGATATTGTTTCTTATCCAGTTTCTTTGGCAGTTCCCGCATTTTTGGGCAATTGCCTGGGTTGCACACAACGATTACACTAAGGCCGGGTTTAAGTTGCTTCCCTCTGACAAGGGACCAACTAAAAATACGGCTTTGCAAGCAGTCATCTATTCTGTTATGATGGTTCCTGTAGGGATGCTTGCATATGTCAATTTGGGGTCAAGACCCATTAACGATATAGGGGGTATTGCCGGAAAGATTAGTTTTATAATTGTGCTATTGTGCAATTTAGGAATGGTTGTTCAATCTATCAGATTGTATATTAATTTGGATGTAAAATCTGCGAGGCGCGTAATGTTTAGCAGTTATATATATTTACCGATTGTATTGTTGGCTTTGTTATTTGCGGTAAATAAAATTTATTAG
- a CDS encoding BlaI/MecI/CopY family transcriptional regulator produces the protein MKTLTRAEEQVMQVLWKIKQGFLKDILDEMPEPKPHTNTVATILKILIEKEFVSYEAFSRAHRYFPLVTKGAYSKGSLNSFVDNYFSGSYKEAVSFLVKEKEMSVKDLELLLKQLKKK, from the coding sequence ATGAAAACATTGACTCGCGCAGAAGAACAGGTGATGCAGGTGCTTTGGAAAATTAAACAAGGCTTTTTAAAAGATATCTTAGATGAGATGCCTGAGCCGAAACCACACACGAATACTGTGGCTACCATTTTAAAAATTTTAATTGAAAAGGAATTTGTTAGTTATGAAGCATTTAGCCGTGCACATCGTTATTTTCCGTTGGTTACCAAAGGCGCTTATTCCAAAGGCTCATTGAACAGTTTCGTAGATAATTATTTTAGCGGTTCTTATAAAGAGGCAGTTTCTTTTTTGGTAAAAGAAAAAGAAATGAGCGTGAAAGATTTGGAGTTGCTTTTGAAACAATTGAAGAAAAAATAA
- a CDS encoding TonB-dependent receptor plug domain-containing protein: MHNIVLYLIKVAVCSGIFFAYYLLALRNKSFHPYNRFYLLVSAGLSFLLPLLHLNMFDVRSNNEKMLAMMRLMYGGNLPDVVVGTTSPTIDWQQVLLYASLIVTTALLVLILIRIIRIYQLKKAFPRQRIERIDFINTDIETAPFSFMKNMFWRNDIELNDAIGEQIYRHEMAHIEQKHSWDKLFFQILRAIFWMNPFYYFMQKELLLIHEFIADEKAVANRDGEAFAQMLLRTQLGKFNFEPAHPLFYSTIKKRLMMITNSQKPKYSYLRRLMVLPLLGCVTFAFAFRAHKIELKNKENTMESLINTIQQQKDTTPVATFRFTPLNEKASDQSVMHDKKLVQNDSSLRSPILKLSVDDRQPLYVIDGVPAKDKNALSLIPANAINSINVIKDRAATAIYGNRARNGIVFVTTKGESKKQNTVMFVDSKKEGNSNDSFTITADKIVVTNLPHKENTPLVFVDGMKKNFDIINSIKPTAIASINVLKDEKAIEKYGAEGKNGVIEITTKNGNQNVIMNYNIGPLPKHREIAFTSVQVRPTFPGGPEAWSKYIEHNLNSQLLALNGAPSGKYTVIVSYLISKDGSTSEIKAISAPNPDYGASGEAVRVIKASGKWNPAIQNGRQVTYRQTQRIVFNVIGDVKISNR; this comes from the coding sequence ATGCATAATATTGTATTATACTTAATCAAAGTAGCGGTATGCTCAGGCATTTTCTTTGCCTATTATTTGCTGGCATTGCGCAACAAAAGTTTTCATCCCTACAATCGTTTTTATTTATTAGTCAGTGCAGGACTTAGTTTCTTATTACCACTGCTTCATTTGAACATGTTTGATGTGCGTAGCAATAATGAAAAAATGTTGGCAATGATGCGATTAATGTACGGTGGAAATTTACCGGATGTTGTAGTAGGAACGACCAGCCCAACCATTGACTGGCAGCAAGTTTTGCTGTATGCTTCTCTTATAGTAACGACTGCTTTATTAGTACTTATTTTGATTAGAATAATTAGAATTTATCAATTAAAAAAAGCATTTCCACGTCAGCGAATTGAGAGGATAGACTTTATTAATACAGATATTGAAACTGCTCCTTTTTCTTTTATGAAAAATATGTTTTGGCGAAATGATATTGAATTGAATGATGCGATTGGCGAGCAAATTTATCGTCACGAAATGGCACATATTGAACAAAAGCATTCTTGGGACAAACTGTTTTTTCAAATACTGCGCGCTATTTTTTGGATGAATCCGTTTTATTATTTTATGCAAAAAGAATTGCTTTTGATCCACGAATTTATTGCCGATGAGAAAGCTGTGGCGAACAGAGATGGAGAAGCTTTTGCACAAATGTTACTTCGCACACAATTGGGCAAATTTAATTTTGAACCGGCACATCCTTTATTTTATTCTACCATTAAAAAAAGATTGATGATGATTACTAATTCTCAAAAACCAAAGTATAGTTATTTGCGTCGTTTGATGGTGCTGCCTTTATTAGGATGCGTAACTTTTGCATTCGCATTTCGTGCACATAAAATAGAATTAAAGAATAAAGAAAATACGATGGAGAGCTTAATAAATACAATTCAACAGCAAAAAGATACAACGCCGGTTGCAACCTTCAGGTTTACTCCATTAAATGAAAAAGCTTCGGATCAGTCAGTGATGCATGATAAGAAATTGGTGCAAAATGATTCATCCTTGAGGTCTCCGATCTTAAAACTTTCAGTAGATGATAGGCAACCATTATATGTAATAGATGGAGTTCCTGCAAAAGATAAAAATGCGTTGAGTTTGATTCCTGCTAATGCTATTAATTCAATCAATGTTATAAAAGATAGGGCTGCTACTGCAATCTATGGGAATAGAGCCAGGAACGGCATTGTCTTCGTTACTACAAAAGGAGAAAGTAAGAAGCAGAATACCGTAATGTTTGTTGACTCTAAAAAGGAAGGAAATAGCAATGATTCCTTTACTATAACTGCAGATAAAATTGTTGTTACCAACCTGCCACACAAAGAAAATACACCTCTTGTTTTTGTGGATGGAATGAAGAAAAACTTTGATATAATAAATTCGATAAAGCCAACTGCTATTGCCAGCATTAATGTTTTGAAAGATGAAAAAGCTATTGAGAAATATGGCGCTGAAGGGAAAAATGGCGTAATAGAAATTACTACTAAGAATGGAAATCAGAATGTTATTATGAATTATAATATAGGTCCTTTGCCTAAACATCGTGAAATAGCGTTTACATCAGTACAAGTCCGACCAACTTTTCCCGGCGGACCGGAAGCTTGGAGCAAGTATATAGAGCATAACTTAAATAGTCAACTTCTTGCTTTAAATGGCGCTCCTAGTGGAAAGTATACAGTAATTGTCTCTTATCTGATAAGTAAGGATGGAAGTACTTCCGAAATAAAAGCAATTTCAGCACCCAATCCCGATTACGGTGCCTCTGGGGAAGCGGTTCGTGTAATTAAAGCCAGTGGCAAATGGAACCCAGCTATCCAAAACGGTCGTCAAGTTACTTATCGTCAAACACAAAGAATTGTTTTTAATGTTATTGGGGATGTGAAGATATCCAATAGATAA
- a CDS encoding SCO family protein — translation MNKKALLAICIALIIPLIGYFGLKYEGGSAVTMPRKYLLDSVTTKVENGKISTDSIWHTVQNIRLVNQLGDTVNLYDIKDKVIVADFFFTSCASICPVLTRNMVKLQRSFEKNKVQNDAVGANRVQFLSFTIDPLRDSVTRLKKYADRYGVNSDNWWFLTGDKDSIYNFIFQQLKVDKYNDTIPISPYFPHTARFVLLDRDFHIRGYYNGLDTVESLPKLAHDISLLMVEKDKAHPGVLPFDPVEMGVIFLIAFILVLIIARLIFGKKRNPNNSTK, via the coding sequence ATGAATAAAAAAGCATTATTAGCTATTTGTATTGCGCTAATTATTCCATTGATAGGTTACTTTGGTTTGAAGTACGAAGGTGGGTCTGCAGTTACAATGCCACGTAAATATTTGTTAGATTCTGTTACAACTAAGGTTGAGAATGGAAAAATTTCTACTGATAGTATTTGGCATACTGTTCAAAATATCCGTTTGGTCAATCAATTAGGTGATACTGTCAATTTATATGATATTAAAGATAAAGTGATCGTCGCTGATTTCTTTTTCACGAGTTGTGCATCTATTTGCCCAGTACTTACCCGCAATATGGTAAAACTGCAACGTTCTTTTGAAAAAAATAAAGTACAAAATGATGCAGTTGGTGCTAACAGGGTTCAGTTTCTTTCTTTCACCATTGACCCGCTTCGTGATAGTGTAACGCGTTTAAAAAAGTATGCGGACAGGTATGGTGTTAACTCAGATAATTGGTGGTTCCTTACGGGTGATAAAGATTCAATTTACAACTTCATTTTTCAGCAATTGAAGGTAGATAAATACAATGATACAATTCCTATAAGCCCATATTTCCCGCATACAGCCCGTTTTGTTTTACTGGACAGGGATTTTCATATTCGTGGCTATTACAATGGCTTAGATACTGTTGAATCTTTACCGAAGCTCGCACATGATATAAGTTTGTTGATGGTAGAAAAAGATAAAGCTCATCCTGGAGTATTGCCTTTTGACCCGGTGGAAATGGGTGTTATATTTTTAATTGCTTTTATTCTAGTACTAATTATTGCGCGTTTGATTTTTGGAAAGAAACGCAATCCTAACAATTCTACTAAATAA
- a CDS encoding LytR/AlgR family response regulator transcription factor, with translation MRTIIIDDEPLARSLLLELLEPEKDIEIVAECGDGFEALKAIQEHQPDLIFLDIQMPKITGFEMLELLESPPRVIFTTAYDEYALKAFEVNALDYLLKPLNPERLTRALQKLRQQTDKNQESVKGKMLQLPEQMQRIVVKVNGNIKILPLPEVFYLESADDYVKVHTNDKYYLKHQTMNNFEQQLPIHQFVRVHRSCLVNVQHIHKVDLYEKDQYCVVLRNDVRLPVSRSGYAKLKTVLGI, from the coding sequence ATGCGTACAATTATTATTGATGATGAACCATTGGCCCGATCACTCTTATTAGAATTGTTGGAGCCTGAAAAGGATATTGAAATAGTAGCTGAATGTGGCGATGGCTTTGAAGCTTTAAAAGCTATCCAAGAACATCAGCCCGATTTGATTTTTCTCGACATTCAGATGCCTAAAATTACCGGCTTCGAGATGTTAGAGCTATTGGAAAGCCCTCCACGTGTAATATTCACTACCGCATATGATGAGTATGCACTCAAGGCGTTTGAAGTAAATGCATTGGATTATTTATTAAAACCACTTAACCCTGAAAGACTAACCAGGGCGTTGCAAAAACTACGACAGCAAACAGACAAAAACCAGGAAAGTGTAAAAGGGAAAATGCTTCAGCTACCGGAACAAATGCAAAGAATTGTTGTGAAGGTGAATGGCAATATTAAAATTTTACCATTGCCTGAAGTGTTTTATTTAGAATCGGCCGATGATTATGTAAAAGTACATACGAATGATAAATATTATTTGAAGCATCAGACTATGAATAATTTTGAGCAGCAGTTACCTATTCATCAATTTGTTCGGGTTCATCGTTCTTGTTTGGTGAATGTGCAACATATTCATAAAGTAGATTTATATGAAAAAGATCAATATTGCGTTGTATTACGAAACGATGTGCGGTTGCCTGTAAGCCGAAGTGGCTATGCCAAACTTAAAACGGTTCTGGGGATATAG
- a CDS encoding sensor histidine kinase, producing the protein MQIKLQRINIKSKGAIFLSMVACVQFYWLYFTKAISLEASVVDALGSTLILYALFFFIKYARSFNFSTRVSYAVMGFQNLAFAILWIYFCRYTLVDLFSAQKNYVTLWQTSFFIRGFMGWVILVCFSAINFLAEQLNQTRASIIEEQQAQRLRKEAELFKLRQQLQPHFLFNSLNSINALIGREPKNARHMIQQLSDYLRSTLKKEDDVFIPFQEELNDLKLYLAIEQVRFGHRLIIEEYIEVDCEDIKIPPFLLQPLVENAIKYGLYGTIGLVHIVIKVIRKNDALVFSITNPYDLDSVATKGTGFGLESIRRRLYLLFARNDLLKIEQKVNPIEVVENEQEVQLQTFMATLFIPIRNSI; encoded by the coding sequence ATGCAAATAAAACTTCAGCGCATAAACATTAAGAGCAAAGGAGCTATCTTTCTTTCGATGGTTGCGTGTGTTCAGTTTTATTGGTTGTATTTTACAAAGGCTATTTCTCTGGAAGCTTCAGTGGTAGATGCTTTAGGGAGTACCTTAATATTGTATGCTTTATTTTTCTTTATAAAATATGCAAGATCATTTAATTTCTCTACCCGTGTTAGTTATGCCGTGATGGGTTTTCAGAATTTAGCTTTTGCAATTCTTTGGATTTATTTTTGCCGATATACCTTGGTTGACCTCTTTTCTGCTCAAAAGAATTATGTCACTCTTTGGCAAACAAGCTTTTTTATTCGCGGCTTTATGGGGTGGGTAATTTTAGTATGCTTTAGCGCTATCAATTTCTTGGCCGAGCAACTTAATCAGACTCGCGCCTCTATTATTGAAGAACAGCAGGCTCAACGGTTGCGGAAAGAAGCGGAACTCTTTAAATTGCGCCAACAATTGCAGCCACATTTTTTATTTAATAGTTTGAATTCTATTAACGCGCTGATAGGTCGTGAGCCAAAGAATGCAAGGCACATGATACAGCAGTTATCTGATTATTTGCGAAGTACACTTAAAAAAGAGGATGATGTTTTTATCCCTTTTCAAGAAGAGTTAAATGATCTGAAGCTTTATTTGGCAATAGAACAAGTTCGATTTGGGCATCGTCTCATTATTGAAGAATATATTGAAGTGGATTGCGAAGATATAAAAATACCACCTTTTTTATTGCAGCCATTAGTGGAGAATGCTATTAAATATGGGTTATATGGGACCATTGGTCTCGTACATATTGTAATTAAGGTTATCAGAAAAAATGATGCACTTGTTTTTAGCATTACAAATCCTTACGATTTGGATTCAGTAGCCACAAAGGGCACTGGATTTGGTTTGGAATCTATTCGGAGACGCTTATATTTATTGTTTGCCAGAAATGATCTATTAAAAATAGAACAAAAAGTAAATCCTATAGAGGTTGTTGAAAATGAGCAGGAAGTGCAATTGCAAACTTTTATGGCGACTCTTTTTATTCCTATAAGAAATAGTATTTGA
- a CDS encoding DUF937 domain-containing protein, with protein MDSKILYYTKSNLEGNFLQNAAAKTGEKLENLSKAVSAIVPTIFGGMSNKVTNEPSFLPTIISESKNVFTNQSLSHLDEFVGENKKDVEVTQVNSFLFDVFGGSLHHIIEKIASFAGIKNSSTRQLFDASGVASLNSIGKNIIEEGGSSESINNFLEKNKPGFLSIIPASLGLSLLLSGAHSPMTDANNIQQQSNTYQMQKSNSFLKTLLITVIGMVIIVALFRSCWGNEKEHDHVRGSHEQATSMIITNNNIVNNFI; from the coding sequence ATGGATTCCAAGATTTTATACTATACTAAATCAAATTTGGAGGGGAATTTTTTGCAGAATGCAGCGGCAAAAACGGGCGAAAAGTTAGAAAACCTTTCTAAAGCGGTGTCTGCAATAGTTCCTACAATTTTTGGCGGGATGAGTAATAAAGTTACAAATGAGCCTTCTTTTTTACCTACGATTATTAGCGAATCTAAAAATGTATTTACCAACCAATCATTGAGTCATCTTGATGAATTTGTCGGTGAAAATAAAAAGGATGTAGAGGTTACACAGGTAAACTCCTTTTTATTTGATGTTTTTGGTGGTAGTTTGCATCATATTATCGAAAAAATCGCTTCCTTTGCAGGCATTAAAAATAGCAGTACTCGTCAATTGTTTGATGCATCAGGTGTCGCCTCTTTGAATAGTATCGGAAAAAATATTATAGAAGAAGGTGGTAGTTCTGAATCGATAAATAATTTTCTTGAAAAGAATAAGCCGGGATTTCTTAGTATAATTCCTGCTAGTTTAGGTTTAAGTTTATTACTTTCAGGTGCGCATTCGCCAATGACAGATGCAAATAATATTCAACAACAATCAAATACTTATCAAATGCAAAAGAGTAACAGTTTCCTCAAAACACTTCTTATCACCGTTATTGGTATGGTCATAATAGTGGCATTGTTTCGCAGTTGCTGGGGGAATGAGAAAGAACATGATCACGTTAGAGGTAGTCATGAACAAGCGACAAGCATGATTATCACAAACAATAACATTGTAAATAATTTTATTTAG
- a CDS encoding LiaF transmembrane domain-containing protein, which yields MENEEKKAETGSDYQASRFDKWNEFQMHKNHNNGLTGLIVIIAGILLLLSRLPQTEALFPAWLFDWPMLLVLIGVIAGVKHRFCGGGWLVPIILGVYFLLRDNNQIGDNMSVYALPALLILLGIFIIINRNRPRRCKVGMRRFDRRYHRFNKFENQYQDKRSKVSDNSSEDVIDINSVFGSSEKVMFTKTFKGGTINCAFGGGKINLTQADMEDKAILNVSVTFGGAEIIVPSNWHIQNELTAFMGGIEDKRRSIVGDIQNKTLILRGSIFCGGVEIMN from the coding sequence ATGGAAAACGAAGAAAAGAAAGCAGAAACCGGGAGCGATTACCAAGCTTCGCGCTTTGACAAATGGAATGAATTTCAAATGCACAAAAACCACAATAATGGTTTGACAGGATTGATTGTCATTATTGCTGGTATATTATTGTTATTGAGCCGACTGCCTCAAACCGAAGCCTTGTTCCCTGCTTGGTTGTTTGATTGGCCTATGTTATTAGTTTTAATAGGCGTTATAGCGGGGGTGAAGCATAGATTTTGTGGCGGTGGGTGGCTGGTTCCCATTATTCTCGGTGTGTATTTTCTTTTGAGAGACAATAACCAGATTGGTGATAATATGAGTGTTTATGCGTTGCCTGCACTACTTATTTTATTGGGCATTTTTATTATCATTAATAGAAATCGTCCACGCCGTTGTAAAGTTGGTATGCGCCGCTTTGATAGAAGGTATCATAGATTTAATAAGTTTGAAAATCAATATCAGGATAAGCGTTCAAAAGTTTCAGATAATAGTAGTGAAGATGTAATCGATATTAATTCCGTTTTTGGGAGCAGTGAAAAAGTGATGTTTACTAAAACTTTTAAAGGCGGCACCATCAATTGTGCTTTTGGAGGCGGTAAAATAAACCTTACACAAGCTGATATGGAAGACAAAGCTATTCTAAATGTATCCGTAACTTTTGGAGGAGCGGAAATTATTGTCCCCTCTAACTGGCATATACAAAATGAATTGACTGCTTTTATGGGCGGCATTGAAGACAAGCGAAGATCAATTGTGGGGGATATTCAAAATAAAACACTCATTTTGCGTGGAAGCATTTTTTGTGGAGGCGTAGAGATTATGAATTGA
- a CDS encoding cytochrome C oxidase subunit IV family protein, giving the protein MENLANLESGGHTHAHAFDSKSVKREIWRITLYLSILTVVELALGFLMMPWPEESLKRHLVKGVVLALMLWKAFYIIGYFMHLRHEVRNLIMSLAIPALLFIWFIFAFLNEGSAYKSERARYEPYHVERSKLMMPVQEEHDPNVTHQMESPKPESTPETK; this is encoded by the coding sequence ATGGAAAATTTAGCAAACTTAGAGAGCGGCGGTCACACCCATGCACACGCGTTTGACTCTAAATCGGTAAAGAGAGAGATTTGGCGTATTACACTATATCTTTCAATCTTGACTGTTGTAGAATTGGCATTGGGATTTCTAATGATGCCCTGGCCTGAAGAAAGTCTTAAAAGACATTTGGTGAAAGGAGTAGTACTCGCCTTGATGCTTTGGAAAGCTTTTTATATTATCGGTTACTTTATGCACTTACGCCATGAAGTGAGGAATTTGATTATGTCTCTTGCTATTCCGGCACTTTTATTTATTTGGTTTATTTTTGCTTTCTTAAATGAAGGTAGCGCATATAAAAGCGAAAGAGCGAGATACGAGCCTTATCATGTTGAAAGATCAAAATTAATGATGCCTGTTCAGGAAGAACATGATCCGAATGTCACGCATCAAATGGAATCCCCGAAACCAGAATCCACTCCGGAAACAAAATAA